The window GACCCTCTGCTGCCTGTACTCTTCCATCCTTCCATGTGAGAAATGAGCACCTTCCTCATTGCTCAGACTGAATGTGGGAGCTCTCCATTTACACAGAGCTGAATCCAAGTCATCAGTGTTGACTTATTCCAGTTCCATGAGATTAATAACAATGTGCATTGGTTTCCTCAAACAGAAGATTCTATGCATGTTTCCCAGGAAAGTCTTCTTAAACTGTGTTTAAATATCACTTGTATATTAAGAAATGGAACTCTCTTTACTTTTCATTGGCTGAGAGATTTTATCAACATGTCTCTTTGCACTTATGGGTTGTCAAATTCAGCCTTGTTATTACTCTTGGTCAATACTGTCTACAGTATTGCATTCTACATTCTACATTCTACAGTCATGAATTCTTAGTCATGGTACCAGGTGCATagtattttatggatttttttcttttgggtcaatttaaaaaaattcatatatataatgaCTTTTGTCATTAACGTAACTTGTAGTACATTAATAAGAGTAAGATAATGACTTGGCCAATGCCCTCCAGCCAATGATCACCAGGACCACACTTGCAGTTAGAGAGAAGCATACTGCTTAGAGCGTCAGATGAACACAACTCATGAAGGACTGCAGAGCTGTGGGTGTGAGGGACACATCGTGACAGGTACAGCATGAGGACATGTTCTGACATATAAAGTGTTCCTTTACTCTGGATTAGATGCTGTCAGGAGGTACCTGTAATTTTATGATTGAAGATCTTAGTAGttcttttttaacagttttttaaaaatttttatttatttatttaagaaagagaaagagcacaggggaggggcagagggaaagggagaagcagactccccgctgagcagggagcccgatgcaggacttgatcccaggaccctgggatcatgacctgagccgaaggcagatgcttaaccgactgagccacctaggtgctctcTTATCTAGAGAGCAGGAAGAATGCAGTGCAGCTGAAACTAGGAGAGGCACCAGGCACATCAGCTAGAGGCAGGGAATATTTGCTGATTTTTACAGATTGGACTTCATTTTTTAGCCTCCTTACTGACATGACCGTGACATGGTCTTCATGTGCCCTGACTCATCACAGACAAGGAAGTGCCTCGTTGGAGGACAGGTGGGTGATACTGTTTCTGCTCAGTGAGAGAAAGCCACAGCCCAGTAGTGAGCTCCAGGCCAGCTTCCACTGTCTGAGGCTATTCTCATTTACTATGTGAACACTGACATCTTGCTTACTCACATCCGGCACTGCGTTAAATGTTCTCCATAAAGGAACTCAGCATGGATAAACCCAGTTGCTCCTCAGCAAACTCTATAAGGTAGATAATGTTTTTATCTCCTTGCATGAGCTACCTGAGGCCTACAGATGCAGGTGATTTTCCAAAGGCCACAGAGCAAGAAAGGAACGAAGTCAGGATCATGATTCAAATTGAGCCTTTCTTTCCCAGACTCTATATTCAGTGTCAGGTGCTAAATATTGAGTCTCCCTCGCTCCTTCGTGTGCCACACACTCGGCTCAAAGCAAACGATGACACTCCACATTGATCTAGACACTGCAGGCACTTGCCCACGTCCTCATGCTCATGGCTTCccaccctcccactcctgcttgctcCCCTGGTGTTCCCCAGTGTCACCCCTTCTTTACAAGCACCGACTGTCCTTCTAGGACCTGAGTATAATCCACTGTCTCCCTGGACCTTCCTGTGTCCCTTGTTTGGCCACATATGACTGGCCAACCACTAAAGGACACAGAACAGGTGCAGATTCGGAGCCTACAAACAAGCATCAAGTGGGCACCCCTGCAAAACTTCGCTCTCAGGTTCTGAAGAGAACTGGAAACAAAAGAACCATAAAATCACAGGGAAAACGATCTCTGGGTACATGGAAGGGTTAACAATTTGTAAAAAATTTGAAACTGGATTTCATGGTTCTGCTATGAGAAAGAGAGTTCCATGGAAAATGTCACATATGGACTGTTTCCCACTGGTGGTGACATCGAAATGTGCTTGTGATGCACACCTTCCATGCTGTTTCAGTTCAGTGCACCTATATTAACCCTTACTACTGTGTGGGATCCACACGATCACTGGTCATATTGGTGAACTGAGGACAGTAGAGAGCAAATCCCATTCCACAGTGGTTGGAATAATTAGACAGAAGCACTCCTCTCTGCAAAGACCATACAGGTATCCTTATTGTGCATTCACACTACCACATTCCTTCCCCAAGTCCAGTGGGCCTGCTCACCTTACAAACCCTCTCAGACATGGAGCCCAACCAGCTCCACCCAAAATACAACCATACTCCCACCAGGCCCAGGGCCAGAGGAGCATCCCTGGGGGCTGTCTGATGGAGATAGAAACTGACCTGTGTCAACTGGGGGCAGATCAACAGAAGCGTGAGTGGtcggaaggaaagagaaaggcacGGCCCATCTTTCCTCCACTGGAATTAATACAAGGAGACACCACTGGGTGAAGCATGACCAACCCCTTACCCATCCATCACGGCAAGAAACGTCCTGTGGTTATTTAGCACAATTAGTAGCAAGAGGAAGTGAGATATGGGGATGTTTTTGTTCTGGTATCGATTTTCACGTAAACATCTCAGAGCCTACTGGACAACAAACAATGAGAAGCAACAtttcctgaaattatttttctcaaggTTTACTTTATGCCTGGAGCACCCAGTCATGTCATTCCCATCACTGCTAAGACTCACCTCACCAGGAATGCGGTTTGTTCTAGTCACTGACCGACAAGTAGGGAAGATGCGTGTGTCAGGCTCCCCTCACTCACTCTTTGAGCGGCAAGACCATGACTCCTGGTGTTCTTTGAGGCCATTACATAAGCAATATTAAGGGTTTCACCATTAGGATGGACTAGTTTTTATGAATAAAGGTGGTCGTTAAAGGGAACCCTTGCTAAGATGAAGGCAGGAGACCAGCAGTGGGTGCTCTCCTGTCTAACCCCTGGTCAGCTGTACACACAAGAGGAAAAGGGCTTCAAGTGCACACAGCTTCACTTCCCTGCCACAGTGAGAAAGCTTTACTCCGCCCAGCAACAggccagccaatgagagacagctCAGCCAATGCGAGATGGTCagagctcagccaatgagagacagtcacagcTCAACCAAGGAGAGACAGAGCTCAGCCAATGAAAGACggtcacagctcagccaatgagagacgGTCACAGCTCTAACAATGAGAAGCCATCATCTTCAAAAGACCAGTTTCCCCAAATTGACTTTGTCTTGACAGTAACCCCTCCCAACTCTCCCCTTTCCTGCAAAAGAGTGgcctctcttttgttctctggatTTGCCCCTGGATTTGCCATTTCTTGCATGTCCTCATTTGCAATTCTTATTATTCTGTATAAACCGATTTTTGCTGGTGAAATAACCAACAGTTAAGGTTTACTTACTTGGTGTCATGAACTGTGCGTGTTGGAAGAGTGTTGGCCTTTGGTCCAACTAAAGCGTGGAATCAGACTGTTCCTGCCTGGAACTGTGCTGGCCTTTGGACCAAGCCCTTTTGGGAACAGCCTGTTCCTATTGAAGCAGTGGTTTTTAggaatttctttttgttctaaaGAACCCAAGAAATGGGATCCCAGTCATAACAATGCTTTGAGGGCACCCCTCtggttttatgtttaaaaagtatGGTCTCCCCTCATGCACGTTTCTAATTAAATGGACTAACTTTATCAGAAGTAACTTAGAACATCAATGGCCATTACTGGAGACTTCTGATCTCCCCAAACTGACTTACAGAACCAAAATTGGATAGCCATGGCTCTAAAATTGTCAAAAGCAAATGGGATGCCTATTTTAATGGGAATTTTGGTTTCCAAACATTATCAGGATCTTAAGTTGCTCTCTGCAAAAATCAATTAACAGAAGTAAACCATTGAAAGGTGTCAAAGTGGCTTCTGAGCcactttcccctcccccatcctgtcTCCAGACAGGTGGCAGCCACATGATGTGCAGACCAGGCTTCCAgtgccctctctctcctccctctgctttctccccGCCTCCTGTGTACCCCCCACCCTCTTTCGAATCCTCCCACTGAAgttccctttttctgtttccCGCCCCAGTCCTTCCTCTCCTGAACCTATCAAAATGGACCCCAATGGGGATCTTAATAAACCCCAATTTTTTACCTTGCCTGGACTAAGGCTGAACTGCAAGCCAGACTTTCCCCAAAGTGATGAAGTATCCCCATAGGTGTGCTGAAGAATTTAAGTTATTCAAACTTACCAACCTGGTTTCTCAGATTTATACCAGTTAGCTCATGTGCTTGTTGGTGAGGGCCAGACACACACTGGATGAAGCTGGCCCAACAGGAACATTAAAGAAAGTATCAGGGAAACAGAAACCCATGTTTCTGCAGGGATGCTATATCACTCACTGGAAATACTACTGAGCAATTGTAGGATCTTTCCTTAAGCCTGTTGAGTGGAACAAAATTCAGACTTGCACGCAAAAACCTGATGGACCCTTTCATGATGATCATAATGGACTCCAAATTGTCCTTAAAGAAAATTctgggggtgcatgggtggcttagtcagctaagtgtctgtgtttggctcaggtcatgaacccagggtcctgggattgagtcccttaTCAgtcaccctgctcagtggggagtctgcatctccctctccctctgcctgtcccccccggcctgtgctctctctctctcaagtaaataaataaaatccttaaaaaaaaaattctcgaTGAACTTTAGGAACTGAATGCACTTAACTCTATTTATGGGCAGAACTGAGCTCTTTCTCTTTCAGGTAAAAGGAACCAGGGTGTATGGGAATCTATGTCCACTCCACATTTAGGTAATTTGACAGACAAGCTCTTCACATCCTAGATGAGTCACCAACATGAAAGACCAATAAATTCCCAATTTTCACTTACGGCATATGAAAGCCCACTACACAAGATTTTAAAAACCTGTACTTTCTGCTATTATTGCAAAGAGCCAGGACAGTGAAAAAAACTTAGTTACAAACAAGCACTCCAGGCACCTGCATCCCTCCAGCTGGCTGTTCCAATGTCCTCCTCATTCCCAATGATGGGACTCCAGGGAACTCCAGGGGCTCTTCCCAGTCCTCCCTCGTAAGCAGCTAATGTAACCACCTCCGCATTGGGAATGAGTCTCTGTCCTTGTTGACACCAGAACTACGCTCCTGGTGGCCAACTCCCTGATGGAAAGCAGCCCCTGCCCACAAGGACTAAAACAGCTCCAACAGTGGGGGCCTCTTAAAAATCTCCACAGGTTCCTGTCTCTCAGCCTATTCTTTTCGTCTAGGTCCTTGGAGAGATACCTTCTCCTTAGTTACTTCTCCTCTATTCATGTGTGCACCTGACATCTCTTAGAAAAGTATCATGCCAGAATTTGATTCCCTCAAACGGGCAAATAATTCCAGAATTTGGCAGCAGTGATCAAAATAATCCACCAGGGGAAGTACACGACCCCATGGCCCCTTTTCTACCCTCGGTCTCTGATGGCACCATAGCAGAGCCTGGGAACACTGGTCGTTGGTTCCTATTGGATCAGCTACCTTGTTCTTTATGGGCAACATGTTCAACTGATATTGGCAGAATCCACAGTgtacctcatcaagataaaattaTATCTTTCAAAATCTCCTGGCAGAACAAGACAATACTCTATAAATAAAGATTCCCTTCAGGGCATCAAGACCATGATAGAAGTTTTAAAGCCTCAGTGTCTCACGATCCCCTCCGCTATGCCCTGTAACACCATTTCCCTCGTGAGAAAACCCAATGGCTGACAATGGACATCTGTATAGGACCTCTCAGCAATAAACATTTTCATCTCTCCACACTCTGTTGTTCCTAACCCAATGGGCTGACATCCATTGCCACTGAGAGCAAATTTTCCACTGTAATTCATCTATGCAGTGCATTTTTAGCATTCCAGTTGGTAAGTGTAGCCAGTTTTTCCTTTCACTTGGAAGCACAGAAATACCCCTGGACAGTCATGCCCCAGGGACCCACagagaattttcttccttttcacaaACCCCTAAGGTTGCTCTGGGTGACAGAGTTTTTTGCATTTCTACGTTGTTACAATATGGAGATAATTTCATTCTCTGCTTCCCTTCAATGGAGGACACCATCTATCTGTTAAACTTTTGGCTTAAAGGGACAGAAAGTATCAAATTTTGCAGTTTGCTCAAACTCAAGATCAATACTTAGGGTATCTGATCTTAGAACCAGACATCTGGATGCAGGCAAAACCCCTCATGACTGCTTAACGCGGACACATCATGTTTTGACTTCCTATGGCATTTTACATGTCACTCCTCTAAACAATAAAGAGTTTTCATAGTTTACTgatgtgtcttttaaaaaggatgaaaatagTAAATAACAACTTGGGCATGCTATTCCAAATTCTCTTTacgattttattttataatatatttttttaagttatctctatacccagtgtggggctcaagaccaagagttgcacgctctaccgactgagtcatccaATCGCCCTGCAAATTCTTTTGAAGGTCCTAAGGCAGCAGTACATTTCCCTTTGACAGCCAACCCAATAGGATGAGTTATACACTCTTACTTGGCCATATACCTTATCCAAGGGTAAAACTACAAACATTTAGTCCAATAGTTGGTATGCCTTTCGGGTACCTCAGGACTGTTATATTGTGGAAACAATGATGGGTTTTTACCCCCAATGTGGATAAAACTGAAGAGGCTCCTACGTCCAAAATTAACCAGATGCCAACTTTTAGCCGGTGTTCTGGCTAATATTAAGGGTATTGGGCACTCCAGACATGATCTCCTGGGGGCTAGAGGAAAGCACCTCCCTGGTATTTCTAGCACAATCACTGATCATGGAAATAAACAGGCAAACCTGAAACATATAGTGCTAAGGGATGTTCTTCCAAGCCACAATTTGGAAGAAAGACCACAGACATCAAAAGTTAGTGCCAGATAAGATAAACCAGTAAGAGAATTTTAACAACTGTTCGttcaataaaaagagagaactgaagtgaaaatatatctttctttttttatttacgatttatttattttagaggtgggagaggcagagggggaggaagagagaatttcaagcagactccgagctgagcacggagctgatgcagggcttgatctcacaaccctgagatcacaacctgagctgaaaccaaagagttggatgcttaaccaactgcaccacccaggtgccctgacaataTATCTTTCAATAATAAAGACTGAAAAGAGGTGATATAGAATCAGGAAACTCCAGTATCTGCAACAGACAACATAAAAGAACTTTCAACAGTACAAGTCTCGTGTCATGATCATACGCTAGGAACATGTGGAACGTATAATTCAAGAAATCTTTTTCTACAATTACATGAAGTTATATTATCCCCACCGCCCCAAACAGACACATTCTTATCACCCCTGGGTCTAAGAGACATTGTAATGGAAAAGAGACATGTTTTATATAACCATGTGATTACTCCAAGTCTGAGATAACAAAGTGTATGTTGTAGAGATGCAGAGGACAAAGGACACTGACCATCATTAGTGTTCACATCAGCGACATGAACTAGGAATTAAAGACACTTCACATCTCTATCAAGGAAGAGGCActtgcaaaacaaaaccatgttTATAACAATGAAACGGTTTCTGTCCCGTCAGAATTTTCATGAACAATATATGAAGTTCTATACTGGAAGTCTTCCCAAAATTATGTCCATTCAGGTTCATCTCCAGTGTACTGGGTGGCATTTTAAAAACGATTTTAAGGGAGAATAAATGCTTTCCCACATTGTGTCTGTGCTCCCAGATTGATGAGGTACCTGAAGGCTTTTCCATGGTTCTTAAGTTCATAGGGTTTCACATCACTGTGCTTTCACACGTGTCCTCAAAGAGAAGAGGGACAACGGAAGGCTTTCTCATAGTGCAGATATTCATATGGTTCTGCTCTAGTGAGTGTCATCACACGTACTTGCAGGTCTACGGGACACTGGAAGATCTTACCAGAGTCCTTAGATTCAAAGGGATACTGTCCACTGCGCATCCTCACATGTTCTTGAAGGGAGCGGTGACTAGTGAATGTCTCTCCCAGTGTGTTTCTTCATATGCACTCGAAGGGATGAGGAAAACTTGTATGCTTTCCCACACTCTTTACATTCCACGTGTCCACCCTCTGTGTGTGTTCTCACATGTACTAGAAGGGTGTAGCGACGaatgaaggctttcccacactgcTGACATTTATAGGGTCTCTCCCCAGTGTGCGTCCTCACGTGTTCTCGCAGGTCTGAGTTATACCTGAAGGTCTTCCCACATTGCTGACATTCATACGGTCTCTCCCCAGTGTGCGTTCTCACATGTCCTCGCAGATTTCCAAGATGTCTGAAGGTCTTCCCACATTGCTGACATTCATAGGGTCTTTCCCCAGTGTGTGTCCTCATATGTATTCGCAGGTCTGTGCGATCCCGGAAGGCTCTGCCACActccttacattcatagggtttcacTGTGCTGTGCGTGGTCATGTGACGTTTAAAATGTTCACACTTCTGGAAAGTTTTCCCACACTCCACACATTCATAGGGCCTGTCCCCCGTGTGTGTTCTCACGTGTACTAGAAGGGAATAGTGACCagtgaaggctttcccacagtgCTGACATTTATAGGGTCTCTCCCCAGTGTGTGCCCTCATGTGTGCTCGCAGGCCTGAGTTATACTTGAAGGTCTTCCCACACTCCTGACATTCATAGGGTCTCTCCCCAGTGTGTGTTCTCACGTGTTCTCGCAGATTTCCACGATCTGTGAAGGTCTTCTCACATTGCTGGCATTCATAGGGTCTCTCCCCAGTGTGTGTCCTCACATGCACTAGAAGGTAGGCCTGACGagtgaaggctttcccacactgcCCACATCTAAAAAGTCGTTTCCCAGTCTGATTACTTGAGTCATCTTGAGAGTATGAGAGGCACATGTAGGCTTTCCCACAGTCTGTACAATCACTGGGTTTCATTCCAGTGTGAGTTCTCACATGGCGTGTAAGACAGGACTGATAcataaaggctttcccacacacATCACACGCATAGACTCTCTGTCCACAGTGACCTCGCACGTGACCCTGAAAGGATGAGGTGCGAGTGAAAGCTTTTCCACACTTCTTGCACTCTAAAGACTTTTTACTACTGAGACTCTTCAATTCTCTCTTCGATCCTCTCCCAGTGTCCTGACATTCATAGGGTTTCCCTACGAGGTCTGCATCAACATGAGGGCTAAAGCTCAAGACACAGCTGCAGGCCGGCCCACATTCCTCCCAGGGACTAGGTTTGTGTCCAGGATGAGACCTTCCTGGGTTCTCAGGGAAAGAACCATCTGCGAAGGCTTCTCTACACTTAACGCATTCATGGGATTTTTCTCCAGAAGGGCAATCCTCATGCACAGCAAAACTTGTAATCTGCCTCACGGTTTCTCCACATTGATTACCTTCATTGCTTTCACAGACACGCTCCACCAAATGACGTCTGTTCAAAATAGGAAGGCACACTGTTAGGGAATAATGATTATAACCAAACTCTTTATTAATGACCTATTGATGTTTATTAATGCTTATTTACATAATGGCCATTTTCAATGAATGGGCATGTTTGTGGCACTGTCTCCATGGTAACAAAGAGGAACAAGCTTAATGCACTGACTGAGGACTCAAATATAGTCATAACACTCTAGGTTTCTCAGATAATAGTTTTTCTCACCATTGTTTCCAACTGAACTGTTTTTCAGATGATCAGGATCTAGAATGCATTCATAAAAGCTTCGTTGTGTGAAAATTCCGACCATACAATTGTTGAAGTATGTTTTCAGCTATTCTCTAATTTCAAGTTAGTCTCACAATCTGCCCTGATCCCCTTCTCCTGCAGGAGTGTCACTCACCTCAAATGCCCCTCCTGGGTTTGGGTCTGATCTCCACTGCTATGGAATTTCCGGTTTTCTCCAAAAACAGAACACGAATCATTTCTTGCAAATATGACTATTTTCTCTTCACTGGGTAACTCATTCTGCAAAATATTCCGCTGAGTCCTCGATGCACTCCTTTTATCCTGACTGGGACAAACTGCAAAAATTGATAGCATAATGTAATTTCTTGGGAATGATCTGACATTTGAAGGTAAGAAAACAGACCATATGTCGATTTCTATTCATATACTCATCACAAAATGTAAATGAAGCTCATCAGGAAGAATGGACAAGTGACCAAAGAAAAATTCTGAGGACCCTAGTGATTTGGGACTTTGGCAGTAAGAGGAAAAGTATATGTAGGGGCAGCCCGTTTACTCAGAAATACTTCAAAATTGATGGAGACTAATGTGGAGATAAGTATTATCAGAAAAGGAAAGTAGAAAGGACCTGGGCAAGATACACACATCCACACCCTACCTCTGTAAGAGGAATACAGAAAGGCTTGCAATGTGGGTGAGGATGAATGAACGGTCTGACTTGGAAGCCAGGTAAGTGACAAAATCACCCTTCTTGAACAAAACTGAGTCACGTTTCTAATGGACATGTCCAAATGCTGTTCCCTTCTCCAGAACCTGgcccaactgagggttgctgggatGTTCTGAAGGCACAGAGGCCCTTGGTGAAGCCTGCCTGGACTGCCCCAACTGCCACTGGGAGGTTGGATGGTGTGTGTGGCTGCTGCCCAGCCCCTGGAGAACAGCCCAGCGTGAGGAAGGATTTGGAGGGTGACAAGCAATCTGGATGATGGGCTCTTACTTTAGGGTTCAATTTCATTGATGATGGTGAGtgtgagcttttctttttctttcttttctctctccctttctttttctctttctttctttctttttctttctttctttctctctctctctcttttctttcgtGGAAGTATATTGACCTATAATATTAGcgtcaggtgtacaacagtgattcaacaattatatacattacaaaatgctcaccacacTAAGTGTAATTAACATGTCACTATAAAAAACTACTACAATATTACTGACcatattccctctgctgtacttttcattcccgtgacttatttaagatttatttatttattatgttgagagacagctagagagttcaggagggggaagagcagagggagagaatcttcaagcagaatCTCCACTGAGTGCacagcctgatgaggggctcaatcttatgaccctgagatcatgacctgagctgaaatcaagaggcagatgtttaaccgactgatccacctaGGCACCACTCCTACGACTTATTTAAAAAGTGTCACTCTGTACTGactaatccccttcatctatttcacctatccctcCATCCCCTTCCAATCTCGTAaacaccaatttgttctctatactttTAAGTCcgtttctattttccttttattgcttGTTCACTTTGCTACTTAGactatacatataaataaaatatggtgtttgtctttctgtcttaTTTACTTGGAagaataccctctaggtccatccatgttgtcacaaatggcaagactttATCCTTTTTATATGGTTGAGTAACAGTCCCTTGTATGTGAATACCACATCtttattatccattcatctgttgatggacatgtgggttgcttccatatgttgAGTACTGTAACTAATGCCACAGTGAACGTGGTCGTGCACGTATCTTTTCGTGTTAGTTTTTTTCTAAGGTGAACCACCCAGAAGTGCAATTAAGGACCATACTGTCCTTCCGTGTTTACTGTTTTGTgcaaactccatactgtttcccacacggtggctgcaccaaagtaccttcccaccagcaaagaTGAGTTGCCTTTTCTCCAcgttctcaccaacacttgttattgcttgtctttttgataccagcCAATCTGGCTGctttgaggtgatatctcattgtggttttgatttgcacttcctgATGATTATTGTTActgagcagcttttcatgtgcCTAGCGTCCATCTGcgtatcttctttgggaaaatgtctattatGTTCCTCTaccccattttatatttttccttttgtttccctggcctgAAGAGATAATTCCACAAAAATATAGCTAAGGCTAATGTCCATGAGTTTAATGCCTCTGTTCTGTCTTAAGAAGTATACAGTttcaggggcggctgggtggctcagtcattaagcctctgccttcggctcaggtcatgagccctggatcctggaatcgagc of the Halichoerus grypus chromosome 1, mHalGry1.hap1.1, whole genome shotgun sequence genome contains:
- the LOC118550787 gene encoding uncharacterized protein LOC118550787 isoform X5, which encodes MMSAGAGGVDRTSQDEVEAAADAVVFADVAVYFTPEEWALLDRGQRRLYRDVMLETCRNLASLVCPSQDKRSASRTQRNILQNELPSEEKIVIFARNDSCSVFGENRKFHSSGDQTQTQEGHLRRHLVERVCESNEGNQCGETVRQITSFAVHEDCPSGEKSHECVKCREAFADGSFPENPGRSHPGHKPSPWEECGPACSCVLSFSPHVDADLVGKPYECQDTGRGSKRELKSLSSKKSLECKKCGKAFTRTSSFQGHVRGHCGQRVYACDVCGKAFMYQSCLTRHVRTHTGMKPSDCTDCGKAYMCLSYSQDDSSNQTGKRLFRCGQCGKAFTRQAYLLVHVRTHTGERPYECQQCEKTFTDRGNLREHVRTHTGERPYECQECGKTFKYNSGLRAHMRAHTGERPYKCQHCGKAFTGHYSLLVHVRTHTGDRPYECVECGKTFQKCEHFKRHMTTHSTVKPYECKECGRAFRDRTDLRIHMRTHTGERPYECQQCGKTFRHLGNLRGHVRTHTGERPYECQQCGKTFRYNSDLREHVRTHTGERPYKCQQCGKAFIRRYTLLVHVRTHTEGGHVECKECGKAYKFSSSLRVHMKKHTGRDIH